The Lewinellaceae bacterium genome has a segment encoding these proteins:
- a CDS encoding SDR family oxidoreductase produces MDRWSLKGKKALVTGGTKGIGAAIVKELLELGAEVCMVSRSLEDIDHQIAEYHQQNYSLSRFQGDMSIPDDRLRLVGFIQHQWGTLDILVNNVGTNIRKRAEDYSFEDYQKIMDTNLTSCFDLSIKFYTLLKNAGQASIVNISSVAGILHLQTGAVYGMTKAAMNQLSRNLAAEWAGDGIRVNSVAPWYIQTPLAETVLKNETYKSAVLKRTPLKRVGEPEEVAAVVAFLCMPAASYVTGQCISVDGGFTIYGFNPGA; encoded by the coding sequence ATGGATCGTTGGAGCCTGAAAGGTAAAAAAGCCCTCGTGACGGGAGGAACAAAAGGAATTGGGGCAGCCATAGTAAAGGAATTGCTGGAATTGGGTGCTGAGGTTTGTATGGTATCGAGAAGCCTTGAAGACATCGATCATCAGATCGCGGAATACCATCAACAAAATTACAGCCTTTCCAGATTCCAGGGAGACATGAGTATTCCGGATGACCGACTCAGGCTAGTCGGGTTCATACAACACCAATGGGGAACGCTTGATATTCTGGTGAATAACGTCGGAACAAACATCCGCAAGAGGGCTGAAGATTATTCCTTTGAAGATTACCAAAAAATAATGGATACGAACCTCACTTCCTGTTTTGATCTTTCCATTAAATTTTATACCCTGTTAAAAAATGCCGGTCAGGCAAGTATCGTCAATATCTCTTCAGTCGCTGGAATCCTGCATTTGCAAACAGGTGCCGTTTATGGCATGACCAAAGCCGCTATGAATCAATTATCCCGAAACCTGGCCGCGGAGTGGGCCGGTGATGGCATCAGGGTCAATAGCGTGGCTCCATGGTATATTCAGACTCCATTGGCAGAAACTGTGCTGAAAAACGAAACCTACAAATCAGCTGTCCTGAAAAGAACCCCTTTGAAAAGAGTAGGGGAGCCCGAAGAAGTAGCGGCTGTGGTGGCTTTCCTTTGTATGCCAGCCGCCAGTTACGTGACCGGACAATGCATTAGTGTGGATGGTGGATTTACCATTTATGGGTTTAATCCAGGGGCGTAA
- a CDS encoding hydrogenase maturation protease codes for MKNLNHKKTFIIGIGNSGRQDDGLGWALLDELSRFTDFQGELIYRYQLNIEDAELIKEAETVIFVDATKEEGPDYALQPLEPGGAFEFTSHALKPEVILALCQSLYEKFPSAYTFLIKGYEWELGTGLTPDAQRNLERSTSFFEALIFGKMIGLK; via the coding sequence ATGAAAAATTTAAATCATAAAAAGACTTTTATCATAGGCATCGGCAATAGCGGGAGACAGGATGACGGGTTGGGATGGGCACTATTGGACGAACTGAGCCGCTTTACGGATTTCCAGGGAGAACTGATCTACCGGTACCAGCTAAACATTGAGGATGCAGAATTGATCAAAGAAGCCGAGACGGTTATTTTTGTGGATGCCACGAAAGAGGAGGGGCCTGATTATGCCTTGCAGCCCCTGGAACCGGGGGGAGCCTTTGAATTCACGAGCCATGCTTTGAAGCCTGAAGTGATTTTGGCCCTGTGTCAAAGCCTTTATGAAAAATTCCCCAGTGCCTATACTTTTCTGATCAAAGGCTACGAATGGGAACTGGGAACAGGGCTGACTCCGGATGCCCAACGCAACCTGGAGAGAAGTACCTCCTTTTTCGAAGCCTTGATATTTGGAAAAATGATAGGATTGAAATGA
- a CDS encoding NAD(P)H-dependent oxidoreductase subunit E: MAAIQLRQDRTQILNYLWDLQNDKGYISDSDVRRLSRELDFSVVEVEGILSFYHFFHREPTGKYIIYLNNSIVSEVKGFEKIKEAFEKETGGKFGGVDPTGTFGLFETSCIGLSDQEPAALINFEPFVNLTPAKVKKIILAIRNGEDIKKIRDEVVDNIYSLTSDPVFFRPYTIGSALKKLIKLSPEQVIDIVKESGLSGMGGAFFPTGVKWQFCRRNMSFQKYIICNADEGEPGTFKDRALLQQVPGRVIEGMIIGAFAIGASKGIIYLRAEYKYLLPKLEATLEQFRDIGLLGENILGKDGFDFDIRIQLGAGAYICGEETALIESLEGERGGPRTKVYFPVEKGLFNKPTVVNNVETFCAVSNILDLGPKDFNRRGTEISKGTKLLSISGHCKKPGIYEIEWGVKIKDILAGCGAQDPYFIQVSGPSGKPIRATEVDRTICTEDILCGGSFMIFNSKTDVFDILRNFSKFFINESCGLCTPCRAGNFLVGQKLSRIRKGLEQEKVLSEIISWSQIIKAASRCGLGKTSTNFIIETIEKFPEVFEGKLLKDEGQKEFNVTEATQAYLNYTNKINKS, translated from the coding sequence ATGGCAGCAATTCAATTAAGACAAGACAGAACCCAGATTCTTAATTATCTGTGGGATTTGCAAAACGACAAAGGATACATTAGCGATTCCGATGTCCGCAGACTTTCCAGGGAATTGGATTTCTCGGTGGTTGAAGTAGAAGGGATATTGTCCTTCTATCACTTTTTCCATCGTGAGCCCACCGGAAAGTATATTATTTACCTGAATAACAGCATAGTTTCCGAGGTCAAAGGATTTGAGAAAATTAAAGAAGCTTTTGAAAAAGAAACCGGAGGGAAATTTGGAGGCGTTGATCCCACGGGCACTTTCGGGTTATTTGAAACCTCCTGTATCGGACTCAGCGACCAGGAACCTGCAGCACTCATCAATTTTGAGCCATTTGTCAATCTTACTCCCGCAAAAGTCAAAAAGATCATCCTTGCCATTCGAAATGGTGAAGACATCAAAAAGATCAGAGACGAGGTAGTTGATAATATTTATTCCCTGACCAGCGACCCTGTTTTTTTCAGGCCTTACACTATTGGTTCCGCCTTAAAAAAATTGATAAAATTGAGCCCGGAGCAAGTCATTGACATCGTTAAGGAATCCGGCCTTTCAGGCATGGGGGGAGCTTTCTTTCCAACAGGAGTAAAGTGGCAGTTTTGCCGCAGAAATATGTCTTTCCAAAAATATATTATCTGCAATGCTGATGAAGGTGAACCCGGTACTTTTAAAGACAGGGCGCTGTTGCAACAGGTTCCCGGCAGAGTAATCGAAGGAATGATCATCGGTGCTTTTGCCATTGGTGCCAGCAAAGGTATTATCTACCTGCGTGCCGAGTACAAATACCTTTTGCCTAAACTAGAGGCAACCCTTGAACAATTCAGAGATATAGGCTTGTTGGGAGAAAATATCCTAGGTAAGGATGGCTTTGATTTTGATATTAGAATTCAGCTGGGAGCCGGTGCCTATATTTGCGGCGAAGAAACGGCCCTGATCGAATCCCTTGAAGGAGAAAGGGGAGGCCCGCGGACTAAAGTGTATTTCCCGGTAGAAAAGGGCTTGTTTAATAAACCGACCGTAGTGAATAATGTGGAAACTTTCTGTGCGGTATCCAATATTTTAGATTTGGGCCCGAAAGATTTCAACAGAAGAGGAACAGAGATTTCAAAAGGAACAAAGTTGCTCTCCATTTCCGGACATTGTAAAAAACCGGGTATTTATGAAATTGAATGGGGGGTGAAAATTAAAGATATTCTGGCTGGGTGCGGCGCCCAGGATCCCTATTTCATCCAGGTTAGTGGTCCCTCTGGAAAACCTATCCGGGCAACAGAAGTGGATCGCACTATATGTACCGAAGATATCTTGTGTGGCGGGTCTTTTATGATCTTTAATTCAAAAACAGACGTTTTTGATATTCTTAGAAACTTTTCCAAATTTTTCATTAACGAATCCTGTGGCCTATGTACTCCTTGTCGCGCAGGAAACTTCCTTGTCGGCCAAAAATTATCACGTATCAGGAAAGGCCTGGAACAGGAAAAAGTATTGAGCGAAATTATTAGCTGGAGTCAGATTATCAAAGCTGCAAGCCGCTGTGGACTTGGAAAAACTTCTACCAATTTCATCATCGAAACCATTGAAAAATTTCCCGAAGTATTCGAGGGGAAATTGTTAAAAGATGAAGGACAGAAAGAATTTAATGTAACAGAGGCCACACAAGCTTACCTTAATTACACCAATAAAATTAATAAATCATGA
- a CDS encoding (2Fe-2S)-binding protein, protein MMNELIKLKIDGKEIEAIEGRPLVEVARENGINIPTLCHFKDIYPPLSTCRICTCKIDGRMDTACTTNVRNGMEVDVSSPEIADIRKAVVEMLFAEGNHNCPACTKSGNCDLQRRGYEMGLSISRFPHLFKRRPRDFSMERIFMEHNRCVLCKRCIELIKTDDGKNVFSFQNRGHKVLVGIDYELERELSDEKIELARDICPVGAILVKGKTGATPFGVRKFDLDQDMKYVPTQELKVNLPKDKKPVIATTSLAGCFGCHMSILDIDTELLDIIELVEFNKSPLTDIKKFTKRCDIGIIEGGIANNENIEVLKAFRDNCDILIGLGECAIWGGLPAMRNIVPLEECLEEAYLHSVTSEAGANIIPRSDDIPRLLDKVYSTNDIVKIDYFIPGCPPNADHIWKVVKSVLSGEQIPISYKEFKYD, encoded by the coding sequence ATGATGAACGAACTCATAAAGCTTAAAATAGATGGCAAAGAGATTGAAGCTATTGAAGGTCGACCATTGGTGGAGGTAGCCAGAGAAAACGGCATCAATATTCCGACGCTTTGTCATTTTAAAGATATTTATCCCCCGTTATCAACCTGCCGCATCTGTACCTGCAAAATTGATGGCAGAATGGATACGGCCTGTACAACTAACGTTAGGAACGGCATGGAAGTAGATGTCAGCTCTCCTGAAATAGCAGATATAAGAAAAGCAGTGGTTGAAATGTTGTTTGCAGAAGGAAACCACAATTGTCCTGCGTGTACCAAGAGTGGAAATTGTGACCTTCAAAGAAGGGGATATGAAATGGGATTGTCCATTTCCAGGTTCCCACACCTTTTTAAACGTCGTCCGCGTGATTTTAGCATGGAAAGAATTTTCATGGAACACAACCGCTGCGTACTCTGCAAACGGTGTATTGAATTAATCAAAACAGACGATGGTAAAAACGTTTTCTCCTTCCAAAACAGAGGACATAAAGTTTTGGTGGGCATCGATTATGAACTGGAGCGGGAATTAAGTGATGAAAAGATTGAACTGGCCAGGGATATTTGTCCCGTGGGAGCTATTCTGGTGAAAGGAAAAACAGGAGCTACTCCTTTTGGGGTACGTAAATTTGACCTTGACCAGGATATGAAATACGTACCTACCCAGGAATTGAAAGTCAATTTGCCTAAGGATAAAAAACCGGTTATTGCTACTACATCGCTTGCCGGTTGCTTCGGGTGCCATATGTCTATCCTTGATATCGATACTGAATTGCTCGACATCATCGAATTGGTTGAATTCAATAAGTCTCCCCTGACAGATATCAAAAAATTCACTAAACGGTGTGATATAGGAATTATCGAAGGCGGTATTGCCAACAATGAGAACATTGAAGTGCTGAAAGCCTTCCGGGATAATTGTGATATTCTGATTGGTCTGGGAGAATGTGCCATCTGGGGTGGGCTGCCTGCCATGAGGAATATCGTACCGCTGGAAGAATGCCTGGAAGAAGCTTATTTACACTCAGTAACAAGTGAGGCCGGGGCAAATATAATCCCGAGAAGCGACGATATCCCAAGATTACTTGATAAGGTTTATTCAACCAATGATATTGTTAAAATAGACTATTTCATTCCGGGTTGCCCACCTAATGCTGATCACATCTGGAAAGTGGTGAAAAGTGTATTGTCCGGTGAGCAAATTCCAATTTCTTACAAAGAATTCAAATACGATTGA
- a CDS encoding Ni/Fe hydrogenase subunit alpha: MKNKIVIDPVTRVEGHGKVTINLDENGKVKDSFFHIVEFRGFEKFIQGHGYWAVPVIVQRLCGICPVSHHLAAAKAIDQIVGIDPEDLSPTAYKLRKLLHYGQVFQSHALHFFYLASPDLLFGVEAPVEKRNVVAVAMEHRELARQGITMRKFGQEIIRAIAGKKIHGISAVPGGVHKNLSVHERDYFLNGKEIESIDTMIEWSLGTLEFLKSFHVANQDWMDSFAAYNTGHLGLVGKDGAMELYDGNLRAIDSSGKITLNDVPDFQYADYFAEEVKSWSYMKFPYIKHLGRENGSNRVGPLARINICDKINTPLAEMERREFMAYTGNKPNNMTMHTHLARVIEILHCAEVMKELLHDEDILGDELVRKGTQREHGVGIIEAPRGTLIHDYEVDKSGKVRKCNLIVSTTHNNAPMNEAVNWVAKKIFDKKQKVTDVMLNQIEVAIRAYDPCLSCATHAMGQMPLHVEIIDSQGNMIDEKFKS, from the coding sequence ATGAAAAATAAAATAGTCATTGATCCGGTAACCAGAGTGGAAGGTCATGGAAAGGTGACCATCAATCTGGATGAAAACGGTAAGGTTAAAGATTCTTTTTTCCATATAGTTGAATTCAGGGGTTTTGAAAAATTCATCCAGGGACATGGATATTGGGCCGTTCCCGTGATAGTGCAAAGACTTTGCGGTATTTGTCCTGTGAGTCACCACCTGGCGGCTGCCAAGGCTATCGATCAAATTGTGGGGATTGATCCTGAAGACTTGTCTCCCACAGCCTATAAATTGAGAAAACTGCTGCATTACGGGCAGGTATTTCAATCCCACGCCTTGCATTTCTTTTACCTGGCTTCCCCTGATTTATTGTTTGGGGTGGAAGCCCCGGTAGAAAAAAGAAATGTGGTAGCCGTTGCCATGGAGCACCGAGAGTTGGCCCGGCAAGGTATTACCATGCGTAAATTCGGTCAGGAAATCATTCGCGCTATTGCCGGAAAAAAAATTCACGGAATCTCTGCGGTTCCGGGGGGCGTTCACAAAAACCTGAGCGTTCATGAAAGAGATTATTTCCTCAATGGAAAGGAAATCGAATCTATTGATACCATGATAGAATGGTCATTGGGTACACTGGAATTCCTCAAATCTTTTCATGTGGCCAACCAGGATTGGATGGATTCTTTCGCCGCCTATAATACCGGGCACCTGGGACTCGTGGGAAAAGATGGAGCCATGGAATTATATGATGGAAACCTCAGAGCTATTGACAGCTCAGGAAAGATCACCCTCAATGACGTTCCTGATTTCCAATATGCCGATTATTTCGCCGAAGAGGTGAAATCATGGTCTTACATGAAGTTCCCCTATATTAAACATCTGGGACGTGAAAACGGCTCCAATAGAGTAGGGCCTTTGGCGAGAATAAATATTTGCGACAAAATTAATACGCCCCTGGCAGAAATGGAACGTAGAGAGTTCATGGCCTATACTGGTAATAAGCCGAACAATATGACCATGCACACCCATTTGGCAAGGGTCATAGAAATTCTACATTGTGCGGAAGTTATGAAAGAGTTATTGCACGATGAGGATATTTTAGGAGATGAGTTGGTAAGAAAAGGTACGCAGCGGGAACATGGCGTTGGCATCATCGAAGCACCCCGCGGAACCTTGATTCATGATTATGAGGTAGATAAGTCCGGTAAAGTCCGGAAATGTAATCTCATTGTTTCTACCACGCATAATAATGCGCCTATGAACGAGGCGGTAAACTGGGTAGCAAAAAAGATCTTTGACAAAAAGCAAAAAGTGACCGATGTCATGCTCAATCAAATTGAGGTGGCTATCAGAGCTTATGACCCCTGTCTGAGTTGCGCAACCCACGCGATGGGGCAAATGCCATTGCATGTCGAAATAATTGATTCACAAGGAAATATGATAGATGAAAAATTTAAATCATAA